Proteins from one Cicer arietinum cultivar CDC Frontier isolate Library 1 chromosome 3, Cicar.CDCFrontier_v2.0, whole genome shotgun sequence genomic window:
- the LOC101514757 gene encoding probable pectin methyltransferase QUA3 gives MGHSNFPPWKRTNTRQWRLIDLISIAFFSLLFLFFIFFYTTISDSLAVSGRRAVVPSTVDPQQRNRLVVEIETGLSNGRTIEACSADEVDHMPCEDPRRNSQLSREMNYYRERHCPPPEETPLCLIPPPSGYRIPVRWPESMHKIWHSNMPHNKIADRKGHQGWMKREGEHFIFPGGGTMFPDGAEQYIEKLGQYIPIKGGVLRTALDMGCGVASFGGYLLAQNILTMSFAPRDSHKSQIQFALERGIPAFVAMLGTRRLPFPAFGFDLVHCSRCLIPFTAYNATYFIEVDRLLRPGGYLVISGPPVRWPKQEKEWSDLQAVAKALCYEQITVDGNTAIWKKPGEDSCLPNQNEFGLELCDDSGDLSQAWYFKLKKCVSSMSSIKGDYGIGTIPKWPERLTAVPSRSTLLKTGVDKYEDDTQQWIKRVAHYKKSLNIKLGTPSIRNVMDMNALFGGFAAALKSDPVWVMNVVPAQKPPTLDAVFDRGLIGVYHDWCEPFSTYPRTYDLIHAVSIESLIKDPASGKSRCNIIDMMVEIDRILRPEGKVVVRDAPEVIDKVAHIAHAVRWKSKIYDQEPDSHGREKILVLTKTLWKL, from the exons ATGGGTCACTCCAATTTCCCACCTTGGAAGCGCACCAACACACGTCAATGGCGACTCATAGACCTCATTTCCATAGCCTTCTTCTCCTTACTCTttctcttcttcatcttcttttacACCACTATCAGCGATTCCCTCGCCGTCTCCGGTCGCCGGGCTGTTGTCCCCTCCACCGTCGACCCGCAGCAGCGCAACCGACTGGTGGTGGAGATCGAGACGGGGCTGTCGAATGGGCGGACTATTGAGGCTTGTTCTGCTGATGAGGTGGACCATATGCCGTGTGAGGATCCAAGACGGAATAGTCAGCTTAGTAGGGAGATGAACTATTATAGGGAGAGGCATTGTCCTCCGCCGGAGGAAACACCTCTATGCTTGATTCCTCCGCCTAGTGGGTACCGGATTCCGGTTCGGTGGCCAGAAAGCATGCATAAG ATATGGCATAGCAACATGCCACACAACAAGATTGCAGACAGGAAAGGTCACCAGGGATGGATGAAGCGAGAAGGTGAACACTTCATATTTCCTGGTGGTGGTACAATGTTTCCAGATGGAGCAGAGCAATATATTGAAAAACTTGGTCAATACATTCCCATAAAAGGAGGTGTTCTGAGGACTGCACTTGACATGGGATGCGGG GTTGCTAGTTTTGGAGGATATTTACTAGCTCAAAATATTTTAACCATGTCTTTTGCTCCAAGAGATTCACATAAATCACAGATACAATTTGCCCTGGAAAGAGGAATACCGGCTTTTGTTGCTATGCTTGGCACTCGAAGACTACCATTTCCTGCATTTGGATTTGACTTAGTTCATTGTTCTCGGTGTTTGATCCCGTTTACAGCCTACA ATGCAACTTATTTTATTGAAGTGGATAGATTACTTCGTCCTGGTGGATATCTAGTCATCTCCGGTCCTCCTGTCCGGTGGCCTAAACAGGAAAAAGAATGGTCAGATCTCCAGGCTGTGGCAAAAGCCTTGTGTTATGAACAGATTACTGTTGATGGTAACACTGCAATCTGGAAGAAGCCAGGAGAAGATTCATGTCTTCCAAACCAAAATGAATTCGGTCTCGAGTTATGCGATGATTCCGGTGACCTAAGTCAAGCTTG GTACTTTAAATTGAAGAAATGTGTAAGTAGTATGTCGTCTATCAAAGGAGATTATGGTATTGGAACAATTCCCAAATGGCCAGAGAGGCTAACTGCTGTGCCTTCGAGGTCCACTCTCCTGAAAACTGGTGTCGATAAATATGAGGATGACACTCAGCAGTGGATAAAGAGGGTTGCACACTATAAAAAATCTCTAAACATAAAGTTGGGGACTCCATCGATACGCAACGTTATGGACATGAATGCATTATTTGGGGGCTTTGCAGCAGCCTTAAAATCTGATCCTGTGTGGGTAATGAATGTAGTCCCAGCTCAAAAGCCACCGACTCTTGATGCGGTCTTTGACAGAGGCCTTATTGGGGTGTATCATGATTG GTGTGAACCATTTTCAACATACCCTCGAACTTACGATCTGATCCATGCGGTCAGCATCGAATCACTTATAAAAGATCCAGCTTCTGGTAAAAGCAG ATGTAATATAATTGATATGATGGTGGAAATTGATCGAATTTTGCGGCCGGAAGGAAAGGTTGTGGTAAGGGATGCTCCCGAAGTAATCGACAAAGTAGCTCACATTGCTCACGCGGTAAGATGGAAGTCGAAAATTTATGATCAAGAACCTGATTCGCACGGCAGAGAAAAAATTCTAGTTTTGACCAAGACCTTATGGAAACTCTAA
- the LOC105851802 gene encoding COP9 signalosome complex subunit 1-like yields MDVDDSSALMIDEIYANGDDDNNNRTIRRPIISGDQLDIEAYASLYSGHTKISRLIFIADHCGDNLTMRLEALRMAFDEIKKGENTQLMREVANKIDGRLGSDYTLDEAWCDDIDRRAEQKKEKLENELNSSRTNLIKESIRMGYHDFGDFYYAHGQLGEAYKSYVRTRDYCTTSKHIVNMCMSAILASIEMGQFSHISSYVGKAEQAREALDTITTSKLHCAAGLSNLKTKKYKQAARKFIETSPELGSHYNEVIASQDVAIYGALCALASFDRTELKSKVIDNSNFRDFLELVPEVRELINDFYSSRYASCLEYLGNLKSNLLLDIHLHYHVETLYDQIRQRALIQYTHPFVSVDLNMMANAFKTTVAGLQKELEALITDNQIQARIDSHNKVLYARHADQRNATFQRVLETGRGFDRDVRSMLLRSSLIKHGCSMRSLTRKP; encoded by the exons ATGGACGTCGACGACTCCTCCGCCCTAATGATCGACGAAATCTACGCCAACGGAGACGACGACAACAACAACCGCACCATCCGCCGTCCCATCATCAGCGGTGATCAACTCGACATTGAGGCCTACGCTAGCCTCTACTCCGGCCACACCAAGATCTCTCGCCTCATCTTCATCGCCGATCACTGCGGCGACAATTTGACGATGCGGTTGGAGGCTCTTCGCATGGCATTCGACGAAATCAAGAAAGGAGAGAACACGCAACTCATGAGGGAAGTCGCTAACAAAATTGATGGCCGTTTGGGTTCCGATTACACTCTAGACGAAGCTTGGTGCGATGACATTGATAGAAGAGCAGAACAGAAGAAGGAGAAGCTCGAGAATGAGCTTAATTCCTCTAGG ACAAACCTGATTAAGGAGAGTATAAGAATGGGGTACCATGATTTTGGAGATTTTTACTATGCTCATGGACAATTGGGAGAAGCTTATAAGAGTTATGTTCGGACCCGTGATTACTGCACTACATCGAAGCACATTGTTAATATGTGCATGAGTGCAATTCTTGCCAGCATTGAGATGGGTCAGTTTTCCCATATTTCCAGCTATGTTGGCAAGGCAGAACAGGCACGGGAAGCCCTTGACACGATAACAACCTCGAAGCTACATTGTGCTGCGGGGTTGTCAAATCTGAAAACCAAGAAGTACAAGCAAGCTGCTCGAAAG TTTATAGAGACGAGCCCAGAATTAGGGAGTCATTACAATGAAGTAATTGCATCTCAAGACGTTGCAATATATGGAGCACTTTGCGCACTTGCTTCGTTTGATCGAACGGAGTTAAAG AGCAAAGTTATAGACAATTCCAACTTCAGGGATTTCCTAGAGTTAGTGCCTGAAGTAAGAGAacttataaatgatttttactcGAG CCGTTATGCATCGTGCCTGGAGTACCTAGGGAACCTAAAATCAAACTTATTGCTGGATATACATTTGCATTACCATGTCGAGACACTTTATGATCAAATCCGTCAGAGAGCCCTTATCCAGTATACACACCCATTTGTGTCTGTTGATTTAAACATGATGGCTAATGCATTCAAGACAACTGTTGCTGGACTTCAGAAAGAACTTGAGGCTTTGATTACTGATAATCAGATACAG GCACGGATTGATTCTCACAACAAGGTTTTGTATGCACGACACGCGGATCAAAGGAATGCCACCTTTCAAAGGGTTCTAGAAACTGGAAGGGGATTTGATCGAGATGTTAGGTCTATGTTGCTGAGATCCAGTCTCATTAAGCACGGATGTAGTATGAGGTCATTGACTAGGAAACCGTGA